One Gemmatimonadales bacterium genomic window carries:
- the gyrA gene encoding DNA gyrase subunit A, which produces MTAPNSRERIVPRLIEEELQQSFINYSMSVIVSRALPDVRDGLKPVHRRILYAMNELGLLPNRAFKKSATVVGDVLGKYHPHGDQSVYDALVRMVQEFSLRYPLVDGQGNFGSVDGDPAAAYRYTESRLTRIALEMLADIDKNTVDFVPNFDDQREEPSVLPSRLPNLLVNGSSGIAVGMATNIPPHNLREVAGAIAALVQNPDLTTDDLLQYIKGPDFPTGAYIYGEAGIREAYETGRGRVVMRARVRIEENERTGKNALIITEIPYQVNKATLHTAIAELAMEKRVEGISGVRDESDREGMRLVVELKRDAIAQVVLNQLYKHTAMQSTFGVINLALVNGAPKVMPLKEMLRHFIDHRHTIIVRRTEFDLAEAKKREHILEGLKIAVDNIDEVIRIIRGSPDTPTADAALRARFGLSEVQSDAILNMRLAKLTGLEIDKLEAELAEVRTAIAELQSILDSRPKRMKILVDEISDLATTFGDERRTEILKDQAEFSVEDLIAEEDMVITISHTGYIKRIPVTTYRRQRRGGRGLTGMETKELDWVEHLFIASTHDYLMFFSDRGTVYWLKVHEIPQGGRAARGKPVVNCINIREGERVAALVPVRKFGDDEWLMFVTRNGTVKKTVMSAYGNVRSVGINAINIDADDELIDVQKTRGNDDIVLATSFGMSIRFHETDAREMGRATGGVKGIELDDGDRVIGMVVVKERAELLVVSERGIGKRSALADYRVQRRGGKGIITMQQTEKTGKLIALKDVLPEDELMMITKGGVIIRCPVEGIRVSGRNTQGVKLMNLDAGDEIVDVARVQKEEGDGLEEEAGEETPAAEA; this is translated from the coding sequence ATGACCGCGCCAAATTCTCGCGAACGGATCGTTCCGCGCCTGATCGAAGAGGAGTTGCAGCAGTCGTTCATCAATTACTCGATGAGCGTCATCGTATCGCGCGCACTTCCCGATGTGCGCGACGGGCTCAAGCCGGTGCACCGGCGCATCCTCTACGCGATGAACGAGCTCGGGCTCCTTCCCAATCGCGCCTTCAAGAAATCCGCGACGGTCGTGGGCGATGTCCTCGGCAAATACCATCCGCACGGCGACCAGTCGGTGTACGACGCGCTAGTGCGCATGGTGCAGGAATTCTCGCTCCGCTATCCACTGGTCGATGGACAGGGCAATTTCGGCTCGGTCGATGGTGATCCCGCGGCGGCGTATCGATACACCGAATCGCGGCTCACGCGCATTGCACTCGAGATGCTCGCCGATATCGACAAGAACACCGTCGATTTCGTCCCCAATTTCGATGACCAGCGCGAGGAACCTTCGGTCCTGCCGTCGCGGCTGCCGAATCTGCTCGTCAACGGATCGAGCGGCATCGCGGTCGGCATGGCGACCAACATCCCGCCGCACAACCTGCGTGAAGTGGCCGGCGCGATCGCCGCGCTGGTCCAGAACCCCGATCTCACCACCGACGACCTGCTCCAGTACATCAAGGGACCGGACTTCCCCACCGGCGCGTACATCTACGGCGAAGCGGGGATCCGCGAGGCGTACGAAACCGGTCGCGGCCGCGTCGTCATGCGCGCGCGGGTGCGGATCGAGGAGAACGAGCGCACCGGCAAGAACGCGCTGATCATCACCGAGATTCCCTATCAGGTGAACAAGGCGACGCTGCACACCGCCATCGCGGAACTGGCGATGGAGAAGCGCGTCGAAGGGATCAGCGGCGTCCGCGACGAGTCGGATCGCGAGGGGATGCGGCTGGTGGTGGAGCTCAAGCGTGATGCGATCGCGCAGGTGGTGCTCAACCAGCTGTACAAGCACACCGCGATGCAGAGCACCTTCGGCGTGATCAACCTCGCGCTGGTGAACGGCGCGCCCAAGGTCATGCCGCTCAAGGAGATGCTGCGGCACTTCATCGACCACCGGCACACCATCATCGTCCGCCGGACCGAGTTCGATCTCGCCGAGGCGAAGAAGCGCGAGCATATCCTCGAAGGGCTCAAGATCGCCGTCGACAACATCGACGAAGTGATCAGGATCATCCGCGGATCGCCCGACACCCCGACCGCCGACGCGGCGCTGCGGGCGCGGTTCGGGCTGAGCGAGGTGCAGTCCGACGCCATCCTCAACATGCGGCTCGCCAAGCTCACGGGGCTCGAGATCGACAAGCTCGAGGCCGAGCTCGCCGAAGTACGCACCGCGATCGCGGAGCTGCAGAGCATCCTCGACTCACGCCCCAAGCGGATGAAGATCCTGGTCGACGAGATCAGCGACCTCGCCACCACCTTCGGCGACGAGCGCCGCACCGAGATCCTCAAGGACCAGGCCGAGTTCTCGGTCGAGGACCTGATCGCCGAAGAAGACATGGTGATCACCATCTCGCACACCGGCTACATCAAGCGGATCCCGGTCACCACCTATCGCCGCCAGCGGCGCGGCGGCCGCGGCCTCACCGGGATGGAGACCAAGGAACTCGACTGGGTCGAGCACCTCTTCATCGCGTCGACGCACGACTACCTGATGTTCTTCTCCGACCGCGGCACCGTGTACTGGCTCAAGGTGCACGAGATTCCGCAGGGCGGGCGCGCCGCGCGCGGCAAGCCGGTGGTCAACTGCATCAACATCCGCGAGGGTGAGCGGGTGGCGGCGCTGGTCCCGGTCCGGAAATTCGGAGACGACGAGTGGCTGATGTTCGTCACGCGCAACGGCACGGTGAAGAAGACGGTGATGTCGGCGTATGGCAACGTCCGCAGCGTCGGGATCAACGCCATCAACATCGACGCGGACGACGAGCTGATCGACGTGCAGAAGACGCGCGGCAACGACGACATCGTGCTCGCCACGTCGTTCGGCATGAGCATCCGCTTTCACGAGACCGACGCACGCGAAATGGGCCGCGCCACGGGCGGCGTCAAGGGGATCGAACTCGACGACGGTGACCGGGTGATCGGCATGGTCGTGGTGAAGGAGCGCGCCGAACTGCTGGTGGTGAGCGAGCGCGGCATCGGCAAGCGCAGCGCCCTCGCGGACTACCGCGTGCAGAGGCGCGGCGGCAAGGGGATCATCACGATGCAGCAGACCGAGAAGACCGGCAAGCTGATCGCGCTCAAGGACGTCCTCCCCGAGGACGAACTGATGATGATCACCAAGGGCGGTGTCATCATCCGCTGCCCGGTCGAGGGGATCCGTGTGAGCGGGCGCAACACCCAGGGCGTCAAGTTGATGAACCTCGACGCGGGCGACGAGATCGTCGACG